In Miscanthus floridulus cultivar M001 chromosome 5, ASM1932011v1, whole genome shotgun sequence, one genomic interval encodes:
- the LOC136454887 gene encoding secreted RxLR effector protein 161-like: MEKRLKLTNASTAAKVNATLYRSIVGRLRYLVHTRPNIAFAMGYVSRFMEDPREDHWAVVKWLLRYVKGMVDQGIVFSKTSGSGLQLTVFSDADMAGDIDGRRSTSSVLVFLGSAPI, translated from the coding sequence ATGGagaagcggctgaagctgacgaatgCCAGTACTGCGGCGAAGGTaaatgcaacactctaccggagcatcgtcggccgtctgcgctacctagtccatacGAGGCCGAACATTGCGTTCGccatgggctacgtcagccgcttcatggaggatccccgagaggatcactgggccgtGGTGAAGtggctgctgcgctacgtcaaggggatggtggatcaggggatcgtctttTCCAAGACCAGCGGAagtgggctgcagctcactgtgttcagcgatgcagacatggcgggggacatcgacggacggcggagcacctctagcgtgctcgtcttcctcgggtcggctccaatctaa
- the LOC136452529 gene encoding cytochrome P450 CYP72A616-like gives MFLGALFAAVSSAPRNLLVCGVPGLVLLWQGGRLLNKLWWEPRRLERALRAQGLRGTSYRFLTGDLKEFGRLNQEAWARPLPLGCHDIVPRVTPFLSNNVREHGKACFSWFGPIPNVTITDPALVRDVLSNKFGHFQKPQFPALTKLLSDGLTSHEGEKWVKHRRILNPAFHLEKLKLMLPAFSACCEELVSRWAQQSLGSDGSCELDVWPELQALTGDVISRTAFGSSYLEGRRIFELQSEQAERFVGAIQKIAIPGYMYLPTKNNRRMRQINKEVNSILRGLIGKRMQAMKEEGESSTSDDLLGLLLESNARHADENGGQSTLGMTIEDVIEECKLFYFAGMETTSVLLTWTMVLLSMHPEWQDRAREEVTGLFGRNKPEYEGLSRLKTVNMILYEVLRLYPPAVVFSRKTYKEMKIGDVTIPAGAIIELPVLFMHHDPDTWGNDVHDFKPERFAEGVSKASKEPGAFLPFGWGPRICIGQNFALLEAKMALCMILQRFEFELAPSYTHAPHTVMTLHPMHGAQMKLRAI, from the exons ATGTTTCTGGGAGCTCTGTTCGCAGCTGTGTCCTCAGCACCACGCAACCTCCTGGTGTGTGGTGTCCCTGGCCTTGTCCTGCTGTGGCAGGGCGGCCGGCTGCTGAACAAGCTGTGGTGGGAGCCACGGCGGCTGGAGCGAGCTCTGCGCGCGCAGGGCCTCCGCGGCACGTCGTACCGCTTCCTCACGGGCGACCTCAAGGAGTTCGGCCGCCTGAACCAGGAGGCCTGGGCCAGGCCGCTGCCGCTGGGGTGCCACGACATCGTGCCCCGCGTCACGCCGTTCCTCTCCAACAACGTCCGGGAGCACGGCAAGGCGTGCTTCTCTTGGTTCGGGCCGATTCCCAACGTGACCATCACCGACCCCGCGCTGGTCAGGGACGTGCTCTCCAACAAGTTCGGCCACTTCCAGAAGCCCCAGTTCCCGGCCCTGACAAAGCTGCTCTCCGACGGACTCACCAGCCATGAGGGCGAGAAATGGGTCAAGCACAGGAGGATCCTCAACCCTGCATTCCATCTCGAGAAGCTCAAG CTCATGCTGCCGGCGTTCTCTGCATGCTGCGAAGAGCTTGTCAGTAGATGGGCGCAGCAGTCCCTTGGTTCCGATGGTTCGTGCGAGTTGGACGTCTGGCCGGAGCTCCAGGCCCTCACAGGAGATGTCATCTCCCGCACCGCATTTGGCAGCAGCTACCTTGAAGGTAGAAGGATTTTCGAGCTCCAGTCCGAGCAAGCTGAGCGCTTCGTTGGCGCCATTCAGAAGATTGCAATTCCAGGTTACAT GTACTTGCCAACGAAAAACAACAGAAGGATGCGCCAAATCAACAAGGAGGTTAACTCGATTTTACGAGGGCTGATTGGGAAAAGAATGCAAGCTATGAAAGAAGAAGGTGAAAGCAGCACCAGCGATGATCTCCTGGGCTTACTGCTGGAGTCCAATGCGAGGCACGCGGATGAGAACGGCGGCCAATCCACCCTTGGAATGACAATTGAAGATGTCATCGAGGAGTGCAAGCTGTTCTACTTTGCAGGGATGGAGACAACGTCAGTGTTGTTGACATGGACGATGGTCCTGTTGAGCATGCACCCTGAGTGGCAGGACCGTGCAAGGGAGGAAGTGACTGGCCTGTTCGGGAGAAACAAACCAGAATACGAGGGATTGAGCCGCCTCAAAACG GTCAATATGATCCTTTACGAGGTTCTCCGATTATACCCGCCGGCCGTGGTGTTCAGCCGGAAAACCTACAAGGAGATGAAGATCGGAGACGTGACGATCCCAGCCGGTGCGATCATTGAGCTCCCTGTTCTATTCATGCACCATGACCCTGACACCTGGGGAAACGACGTGCACGATTTCAAGCCGGAGAGGTTCGCCGAGGGGGTTTCCAAGGCGTCCAAGGAGCCGGGTGCGTTCCTCCCATTCGGCTGGGGGCCTCGCATATGCATCGGCCAAAACTTTGCGCTGCTCGAGGCCAAGATGGCGCTGTGCATGATCCTTCAGCGATTTGAGTTTGAGCTCGCGCCATCGTATACCCATGCGCCGCATACGGTGATGACACTGCATCCGATGCATGGTGCACAGATGAAGCTCAGGGCGATCTGA
- the LOC136452530 gene encoding uncharacterized protein → MDPSVKRRPAEDPARRQEAERHVSAAKDLLSGKTTEDKIERCGDLLTRALGLDPCAPGGKALLVATVALRATNHRYRLTSGPPDPYRVFGLIPTVPTARDPAVIESYYRQASDVLNRCHPSHPCYPAFTEAARLVADAWAFLSDPDRKASLDSAYEALVAALPTAAPVPTAPCISEEMPKRPIGQKAAKKAALAAKRQSKRPRSDDDDGNSKESAIDLDKLDKFQEERNANRIKVLELQQKLSSEKLETTKLAHLTAQETKEGKKLILEAKKVEKESKMMDVYNNLVLQDTSSMSDEEKAERVVAMKCLRKAFFPETI, encoded by the coding sequence ATGGATCCTTCCGTCAAACGGCGTCCAGCCGAGGACCCCGCCCGGCGGCAAGAGGCGGAGCGGCATGTGAGCGCCGCCAAGGATCTCCTGTCGGGCAAAACCACAGAAGATAAAATCGAGCGCTGCGGGGACTTACTCACCAGAGCCCTTGGCCTCGACCCATGCGCCCCGGGCGGCAAGGCCCTCTTGGTCGCTACCGTCGCCCTCCGCGCGACCAATCACCGGTACCGCCTCACGTCCGGGCCCCCCGACCCCTACCGCGTCTTTGGCCTCATCCCCACCGTCCCAACTGCCCGCGACCCCGCCGTCATCGAATCTTACTATCGCCAAGCCTCCGACGTGCTCAACCGCTGCCACCCCAGCCACCCGTGCTATCCTGCCTTCACCGAGGCCGCCCGCCTCGTAGCCGACGCGTGGGCCTTCCTGTCGGACCCTGACCGCAAAGCTTCCCTCGACTCCGCATACGAAGCGTTGGTAGCTGCCCTACCCACCGCAGCTCCTGTACCCACCGCTCCCTGTATCTCAGAAGAGATGCCGAAGCGACCAATTGGTCAGAAGGCGGCTAAAAAGGCAGCTCTAGCGGCAAAAAGACAGTCAAAACGACCCAGGTCAGATGATGACGATGGCAACTCAAAAGAATCTGCAATTGATCTGGACAAGTTAGACAAATTCCAGGAGGAAAGAAATGCAAATCGCATCAAGGTACTGGAACTTCAACAGAAGTTGTCGTCTGAGAAGCTTGAGACCACAAAACTTGCCCACCTTACAGCACAAGAGACTAAAGAGGGAAAAAAGCTTATTTTAGAGGCAAAGAAGGTTGAGAAAGAATCAAAGATGATGGATGTTTATAATAATCTCGTCTTACAAGATACAAGTTCAATGTCTGATGAAGAAAAGGCTGAACGAGTTGTTGCAATGAAGTGTCTTAGGAAGGCATTTTTTCCTGAAACTATCTAA